The Nymphalis io chromosome 14, ilAglIoxx1.1, whole genome shotgun sequence genome has a segment encoding these proteins:
- the LOC126773216 gene encoding conserved oligomeric Golgi complex subunit 5, which yields MEAIDVCIEIENDEFYSKFLVDSVKPLVGENISVTEQVTKLTQGIDKLTKNLETQVLAKHNDLLTQASNISDLETMLASVRSQVQVLLQRAEKIKERVHTPFYELKSQTVMLERVQVTCNLLRHAAKILTLWNKLSTVKDNPAKEAMILFELNELISDYDFEGIVLLEDVLKQVDHQRKELLRNSTELLQSSLLVGDKTKLLQCFKVFHNLQCTEEQIKSTVNCILKDTRKEIGIALNVQMVSIEVKKSSSGRSAPGKANIMNAQDFKIKLWDNIDKLFKVDIYNSCMKVIMLQNVVNELHAIGNFKNIARNFWHELSIIFSNELEKSSSTVNQSVEIDFPKLLKCFNDLLSRLKCKNLEMNRSCLTKWENSFLSKSLGKLLEPVRSMWHLNQVPTMDQIDNAIRVIAEALSISLGDKQLSISLANSVAKSIKQMNVEAEQRLSMESDVAQIIEAPTSSQQKNADLCNSLHYFSSQIKRVLANMNSMLPQESIQIVQNSLKDISSLPVLNLFAESIKNSLYLILITMHDEPDLIRADDLNNKNISCSPYMKELQHFVSRCKEIYLSLFTEKSALNQCCLDISKSCIERFVQHVCNVRPLSKYGRAKLQADCKHLEISLSPLVNDVTELGDHYRQLKALSLLLEKTPQEVAKSQHEGASLPYSLVMMFLFSHAGPQLLAPHTCAGWNIQKLIQWLDSHKNERERLEFVAGSLQRYQNHIRQNQITTYDEMYPVLLQLLEDGRKVLNK from the coding sequence ATGGAGGCTATAGACGTGTGTATAGAAATAGAGAATGATGAGTTCTATAGCAAGTTTCTTGTAGATTCCGTAAAGCCTCTGGTAGGCGAGAACATATCAGTCACCGAACAAGTAACTAAGCTTACTCAAGGTATCGATAAGTTAACAAAAAACTTAGAGACGCAGGTCCTTGCGAAACATAATGATCTCCTTACCCAAGCGAGCAATATATCGGACCTTGAAACTATGCTAGCATCAGTACGATCCCAAGTGCAAGTTCTACTACAGAGGGCTGAAAAAATCAAAGAAAGGGTCCATACTCCCTTTTACGAGTTAAAAAGTCAAACGGTAATGCTTGAACGTGTTCAAGTTACATGTAATTTACTTAGACATGCAGCTAAAATACTTACTCTTTGGAACAAGCTCAGTACAGTGAAAGACAACCCAGCTAAGGAAGctatgattttatttgaacttaATGAATTAATAAGTGACTATGATTTTGAAGGAATAGTGCTACTTGAAGATGTCTTGAAACAAGTTGACCATCAAAGGAAAGAATTGTTAAGGAATTCAACAGAATTGTTGCAGTCCAGCTTATTGGTTGGTGATAAAACTAAACTGCTTCAATGTTTTAAAGTATTCCACAATTTGCAATGCACAGaggaacaaataaaaagcaCTGTAAATTGCATCCTTAAAGACACAAGGAAAGAGATTGGCATTGCCCTAAATGTACAAATGGTATCTATAGAAGTAAAAAAATCAAGTTCAGGTCGTTCAGCTCCTGGTAAAGCAAATATTATGAATGCACAAGATTTTAAAATCAAACTGTGGGATAACATTGATAAGCTTTTTAaagttgatatttataatagttgcATGAAAGTAATAATGTTACAGAATGTCGTAAATGAACTTCATGCGATCGGTAATTTCAAAAACATTGCCAGGAACTTTTGGCATGAGCTATCGATAATTTTCAGTAATGAGTTAGAAAAGAGTTCCTCAACAGTAAATCAGTCCGTTGAGATTGATTTTCCAAAACTTTTAAAGTGTTTTAATGATTTACTCTCCAGGttgaaatgtaaaaatttagAAATGAATCGTTCCTGCTTGACTAAATGGGAGAATTCATTTTTGTCCAAGTCTTTAGGTAAGCTTCTTGAACCAGTGAGAAGTATGTGGCACTTAAACCAGGTGCCCACTATGGACCAAATAGATAACGCAATAAGAGTTATAGCCGAAGCCCTGAGTATATCGCTGGGTGACAAACAGTTAAGCATAAGTTTAGCTAACAGTGTAGCTAAAAGCATTAAACAAATGAATGTAGAAGCTGAACAAAGACTTTCAATGGAAAGTGATGTTGCCCAAATTATAGAGGCACCAACAAGCTCACAGCAGAAAAATGCCGATCTTTGCAActcattacattatttttcatcACAAATAAAGCGAGTTCTTGCAAATATGAATTCAATGTTGCCACAAGAAAGCATACAAATAGTCCAGAACAGTTTGAAAGATATCTCAAGTTTACCAGTTCTCAATCTATTTGCCGAATCTATTAAGAACTCTCTTTACCTTATTCTCATAACTATGCACGATGAACCAGACCTAATTAGAGCCGATGACCTAAATAACAAGAATATATCATGTTCTCCCTACATGAAAGAATTGCAGCACTTTGTGTCGAGGTGTAAAGAAATCTATTTATCTTTGTTCACGGAAAAATCAGCACTTAATCAATGTTGTTTGGATATATCAAAATCCTGCATCGAGAGATTTGTTCAACACGTCTGTAATGTCAGACCATTGAGTAAATATGGTCGCGCGAAACTTCAGGCAGACTGTAAGCATTTGGAAATTTCACTATCTCCATTGGTAAATGATGTGACAGAGTTGGGTGATCATTATCGCCAATTGAAAGCATTGAGTCTTCTTTTAGAAAAGACACCACAAGAAGTTGCTAAAAGTCAGCACGAAGGAGCATCCTTGCCATACTCCTTGGTGATGATGTTTCTGTTCTCCCATGCGGGTCCTCAGCTGTTAGCTCCTCACACATGTGCTGGTTGGAATATACAGAAATTGATTCAATGGTTAGATTCACATAAAAATGAAAGAGAAAGGCTAGAATTTGTAGCGGGTTCTTTGCAAAGATATCAAAATCATATTCGACAGAACCAAATTACGACATACGATGAGATGTACCCCGTGTTACTACAACTACTTGAAGATGGAAGAAAAGTtttgaacaaataa
- the LOC126773303 gene encoding GTPase HRas, whose amino-acid sequence MTEYKLVVVGAGGVGKSALTIQLIQNHFVDEYDPTIEDSYRKQVVIDGETCLLDILDTAGQEEYSAMRDQYMRTGEGFLLVFAVNSAKSFEDIGSYREQIKRVKDAEEVPMVLVGNKCDLQAWAVDMTQAREVARSYGVPFVETSAKTRMGVDDAFYTLVREIRKDKESRGKKYRRGNKLGSRRTFKCTLI is encoded by the exons ATGACCGAGTACAAGTTAGTGGTGGTAGGGGCTGGTGGCGTCGGTAAATCCGCATTGACTATACAGTTGATTCAAAATCATTTCGTGGATGAGTACGATCCAACGATCGAGGATTCGTATAGGAAACAAGTGGTAATAGACGGGGAGACGTGTCTGTTAGATATATTGGATACGGCAGGTCAAGAAGAGTACTCCGCTATGAGGGACCAATACATGCGGACAGGGGAAGGGTTCTTGTTGGTGTTCGCTGTGAATAGTGCTAAGAGTTTTGAGGACATTGGATCTTACAGAGAGCAGATAAAGCGAGTTAAGGACGCGGAAGAAGTGCCGATGGTGTTAGTAGGTAACAAGTGCGACCTTCAGGCATGGGCTGTGGACATGACGCAAGCGCGAGag GTGGCGCGAAGTTATGGTGTACCATTCGTAGAAACGTCAGCAAAAACCCGTATGGGCGTTGACGATGCCTTCTACACACTAGTCCGTGAGATCCGAAAGGACAAAGAGAGCCGCGGTAAGAAGTACAGAAGAGGGAACAAACTCGGATCCCGGCGTACTTTTAAATGTacgcttatttaa